In Bradyrhizobium sp. 170, the DNA window GCGGTGCTGGACAAGGCCGGAATTACCGGCACCTCTGCAAAATTCCTCAAAGTCCTGACGGCCAATCGCCGGCTGTTCGCCGTCACTGACGTGATCCGCGCCTTCCGTGCGCTGGTGGCGAAGTACAAGGGCGAGGCGACCGCCGACGTCACCGTCGCCGAACAGCTCAATGAAAAGAATCTCGACGCGCTGAAGACCGCACTGAAATCGGTGACGGGCAAGGACGTCGCGCTCAACGTGAAAGTCGATCCCTCCATTATCGGCGGCCTGGTGGTCAAGCTCGGCAGCCGCATGGTGGATAGTTCGCTTCGCACCAAACTCAATTCGATCAAGCACGCGATGAAAGAGGCAGGCTGATGGACATCCGCGCCGCGGAAATTTCCGCGATCCTCAAGGACCAGATCAAGAATTTCGGCCAGGAGGCTGAGGTTACCGAAGTCGGACAGGTGCTGTCCGTCGGTGACGGTATCGCCCGCGTCTATGGTCTGGACAACGTCCAGGCCGGCGAAATGGTCGAGTTCGAGAACGGCACGCGCGGCATGGCGCTGAACCTCGAAACCGACAACGTCGGTATCGTGATCTTCGGCGCCGACCGCGAGATCAAGGAAGGCCAGACCGTCAAGCGTACCCGCGCCATCGTGGACACGCCGGTCGGCAAGGGCCTGCTCGGCCGCGTCGTCGATGCGCTCGGCAATCCCATCGACGGCAAGGGTCCGATCCAGGCCGACAAGCGTATGCGTGTCGACGTCAAGGCACCCGGCATCATTCCGCGCAAGTCGGTGAACGAGCCGATGGCGACCGGCCTCAAGGCGATCGATGCGCTGATCCCGGTCGGCCGCGGCCAGCGCGAGCTGATCATCGGCGACCGCCAGACCGGAAAGACCGCGATCGCGCTCGACACCATTCTGAACCAGAAGCCGCTCAATGCGCAGCCGGACGAGAACATCAAGCTGTATTGCGTCTATGTCGCGATCGGCCAGAAGCGTTCGACCGTTGCCCAGTTCGTGAAGGTGCTGGAAGAGCAGGGCGCGCTGGAATATTCGATCATCGTCGCCGCCACCGCGTCCGATCCGGCGCCGATGCAGTACATCGCGC includes these proteins:
- a CDS encoding F0F1 ATP synthase subunit delta, translated to MAAEDPSVSGVSGRYATALFELARDEKSVDAVRADLDRFEAMLADSADLKRLVRSPVFSSDAQSKALAAVLDKAGITGTSAKFLKVLTANRRLFAVTDVIRAFRALVAKYKGEATADVTVAEQLNEKNLDALKTALKSVTGKDVALNVKVDPSIIGGLVVKLGSRMVDSSLRTKLNSIKHAMKEAG